One genomic window of Cheilinus undulatus linkage group 7, ASM1832078v1, whole genome shotgun sequence includes the following:
- the klhl30 gene encoding kelch-like protein 30 isoform X2, producing the protein MVRNVDDLDFCLSSHPQSILEGLRSLCSQPKLVDVTLSAGGRDFPCHRGVLALCSMYFRCMFSGDFVESIAARVELQDVDPDILSTLLDFAYTGKLTINQSNVEGLICTSSQLQFQTVRAVCSKYLQHQIDATNCLGILEFGAIHGCPEVMAKAWAFLLENFEAVQQGEEFLLLEKDRLVACLSDEGLQIRSECTRVEAILKWVRHHTESRLCHLHELLSLSRLCLLSLDYLSDSLLKDSLVQASPSCREAVDKIHKEKMETAPELMDRLNAQSPQPNLQEVLFVMGGRSLDDSDDESDEEEERDPRLQRLLLRNCAFYNTKTKQWHELPNFPNPNKWGYSMVSLNNDVYVTGGSRGTNTNTWSTTETWKYITREGRWVTVAPMLRARTNHTSATLNGEIYVIGGTTADRVEVEHYDPYSDTWTLTCPALKYVTNFTATACHGKLYIAGPAFVPPLSPSTCLLLVLSAWMEPYIWLLTTLRKFTLMIQRQTCGRRSSFSTCSMRMAAW; encoded by the exons ATGGTACGCAATGTGGATGACCTGGACTTCTGCCTGTCCTCCCACCCTCAGAGCATCCTGGAGGGCTTGCGCTCCCTCTGCTCTCAGCCTAAACTTGTCGATGTTACGCTGAGCGCAGGCGGCCGGGATTTCCCTTGTCACCGTGGCGTGTTGGCCCTCTGCAGTATGTACTTCCGCTGCATGTTCTCGGGGGACTTTGTGGAGAGCATAGCGGCACGTGTGGAGCTTCAGGATGTTGATCCGGATATTCTCAGCACTCTGCTGGACTTTGCATACACAGGCAAACTTACTATTAACCAGAGCAACGTGGAGGGCTTGATCTGTACCTCCAGTCAGCTACAGTTCCAGACAGTGAGAGCCGTGTGCAGCAAATATCTACAGCACCAGATTGATGCAACAAACTGTCTCGGCATCCTGGAGTTTGGCGCCATCCACGGCTGTCCTGAGGTGATGGCCAAAGCTTGGGCTTTCCTATTGGAGAACTTTGAGGCTGTGCAACAAGGTGAGGAGTTTCTTCTGCTGGAAAAGGACAGATTAGTTGCGTGCCTATCAGATGAAGGACTACAGATCAGATCAGAGTGCACCCGTGTGGAAGCCATCCTGAAGTGGGTCAGACACCACACAGAGTCTCGGCTCTGTCACCTCCATGAGCTCCTCAGCTTGTCCCGTCTCTGTCTGCTCAGTCTTGACTACCTCTCTGACTCCCTGCTGAAGGACAGTCTGGTGCAGGCCTCTCCCAGCTGCAGAGAGGCTGTGGATAAAATCCACAAAGAG aaaatggaGACGGCTCCAGAACTCATGGACCGACTCAATGCTCAGAGTCCACAGCCAAACCTGCAAGAGGTGCTGTTTGTGATGGGGGGTCGTTCACTGGACGACTCTGATGATGAGtcagatgaagaagaggagagggaccccAGACTGCAGAGACTGCTGCTCAGGAACTGTGCCTTCTACAACACCAAGACAA AACAGTGGCACGAGCTCCCAAACTTCCCCAACCCTAACAAGTGGGGTTACTCCATGGTGTCATTAAACAATGATGTGTATGTCACAG GGGGCTCACGAGGTACGAATACCAATACCTGGTCAACCACAGAGACCTGGAAGTACATCACAAGGGAGGGGAGGTGGGTAACTGTGGCACCCATGCTTCGGGCACGGACTAACCACACATCAGCAACCCTCAACGGGGAGATTTACGTCATTGGAG GTACAACGGCAGATCGTGTTGAAGTTGAGCATTACGACCCTTATAGCGACACATGGACCTTGACGTGCCCCGCCCTGAAATATGTGACCAACTTCACCGCCACAGCTTGTCATGGGAAACTCTAT atagcTGGACCAGCATTTGTTCCCCCTTTATCCCCAAGTACTTGTCTTCTCCTCGTTCTGTCTGCATGGATGGAACCATATATCTGGTTGCTGACAACACTAAGAAAGTTTACTCTTATGATCCAGAGGCAAACATGTGGCAGAAG GTCCAGCTTCTCCACATGCTCCATGAGAATGGCGGCCTGGTAA
- the klhl30 gene encoding kelch-like protein 30 isoform X1, whose protein sequence is MVRNVDDLDFCLSSHPQSILEGLRSLCSQPKLVDVTLSAGGRDFPCHRGVLALCSMYFRCMFSGDFVESIAARVELQDVDPDILSTLLDFAYTGKLTINQSNVEGLICTSSQLQFQTVRAVCSKYLQHQIDATNCLGILEFGAIHGCPEVMAKAWAFLLENFEAVQQGEEFLLLEKDRLVACLSDEGLQIRSECTRVEAILKWVRHHTESRLCHLHELLSLSRLCLLSLDYLSDSLLKDSLVQASPSCREAVDKIHKEKMETAPELMDRLNAQSPQPNLQEVLFVMGGRSLDDSDDESDEEEERDPRLQRLLLRNCAFYNTKTKQWHELPNFPNPNKWGYSMVSLNNDVYVTGGSRGTNTNTWSTTETWKYITREGRWVTVAPMLRARTNHTSATLNGEIYVIGGTTADRVEVEHYDPYSDTWTLTCPALKYVTNFTATACHGKLYVIGSCAVKYNALTMQCYNPVIDSWTSICSPFIPKYLSSPRSVCMDGTIYLVADNTKKVYSYDPEANMWQKVQLLHMLHENGGLVTLDGKLFVTGGHWKGMEGDYGVEVEIYNRASNTWEVECFLPRLWFYSGVCTIFLDPSQWPELFLIDST, encoded by the exons ATGGTACGCAATGTGGATGACCTGGACTTCTGCCTGTCCTCCCACCCTCAGAGCATCCTGGAGGGCTTGCGCTCCCTCTGCTCTCAGCCTAAACTTGTCGATGTTACGCTGAGCGCAGGCGGCCGGGATTTCCCTTGTCACCGTGGCGTGTTGGCCCTCTGCAGTATGTACTTCCGCTGCATGTTCTCGGGGGACTTTGTGGAGAGCATAGCGGCACGTGTGGAGCTTCAGGATGTTGATCCGGATATTCTCAGCACTCTGCTGGACTTTGCATACACAGGCAAACTTACTATTAACCAGAGCAACGTGGAGGGCTTGATCTGTACCTCCAGTCAGCTACAGTTCCAGACAGTGAGAGCCGTGTGCAGCAAATATCTACAGCACCAGATTGATGCAACAAACTGTCTCGGCATCCTGGAGTTTGGCGCCATCCACGGCTGTCCTGAGGTGATGGCCAAAGCTTGGGCTTTCCTATTGGAGAACTTTGAGGCTGTGCAACAAGGTGAGGAGTTTCTTCTGCTGGAAAAGGACAGATTAGTTGCGTGCCTATCAGATGAAGGACTACAGATCAGATCAGAGTGCACCCGTGTGGAAGCCATCCTGAAGTGGGTCAGACACCACACAGAGTCTCGGCTCTGTCACCTCCATGAGCTCCTCAGCTTGTCCCGTCTCTGTCTGCTCAGTCTTGACTACCTCTCTGACTCCCTGCTGAAGGACAGTCTGGTGCAGGCCTCTCCCAGCTGCAGAGAGGCTGTGGATAAAATCCACAAAGAG aaaatggaGACGGCTCCAGAACTCATGGACCGACTCAATGCTCAGAGTCCACAGCCAAACCTGCAAGAGGTGCTGTTTGTGATGGGGGGTCGTTCACTGGACGACTCTGATGATGAGtcagatgaagaagaggagagggaccccAGACTGCAGAGACTGCTGCTCAGGAACTGTGCCTTCTACAACACCAAGACAA AACAGTGGCACGAGCTCCCAAACTTCCCCAACCCTAACAAGTGGGGTTACTCCATGGTGTCATTAAACAATGATGTGTATGTCACAG GGGGCTCACGAGGTACGAATACCAATACCTGGTCAACCACAGAGACCTGGAAGTACATCACAAGGGAGGGGAGGTGGGTAACTGTGGCACCCATGCTTCGGGCACGGACTAACCACACATCAGCAACCCTCAACGGGGAGATTTACGTCATTGGAG GTACAACGGCAGATCGTGTTGAAGTTGAGCATTACGACCCTTATAGCGACACATGGACCTTGACGTGCCCCGCCCTGAAATATGTGACCAACTTCACCGCCACAGCTTGTCATGGGAAACTCTATGTGATTGGTTCATGTGCTGTGAAATACAATGCTTTAACCATGCAGTGTTACAACCCTGTTATAG atagcTGGACCAGCATTTGTTCCCCCTTTATCCCCAAGTACTTGTCTTCTCCTCGTTCTGTCTGCATGGATGGAACCATATATCTGGTTGCTGACAACACTAAGAAAGTTTACTCTTATGATCCAGAGGCAAACATGTGGCAGAAG GTCCAGCTTCTCCACATGCTCCATGAGAATGGCGGCCTGGTAACATTAGATGGCAAGCTGTTTGTCACAGGAGGCCACTGGAAAGGTATGGAGGGGGACTACGGGGTGGAAGTGGAGATTTACAACCGAGCGTCCAACACCTGGGAGGTGGAGTGCTTCCTTCCAAGGCTCTGGTTTTACAGCGGAGTCTGCACCATCTTCCTCGACCCATCCCAGTGGCCTGAGCTCTTCCTCATAGATTCAACATAA